In one Ferviditalea candida genomic region, the following are encoded:
- a CDS encoding IS701 family transposase — MGQTQGFAKAGHAYKYHGHRKTVFVKVLDPRFRKELGVMPDPRPLFVRKAENREGTRMLLSIPDYDPHILEQCGIDENESSIVSDMLEQYLECYRPSYKRSEQKQLADTFIKGLLSDLERKSIESVALRYTGAEGVRPLQMFFKNSTFDDEKMLNIYQQQLAALIGEEDGMLNVDGSDFPKKGSHSVGVARQHYGILGKTENCQAGVFVGYSSTKGYGLVDRRLYMPESWYSESYDELRKQCAVPDDLTFRTKNQLASEMLQAVAASGTFPSRWVGCDSAFGCDRAFLESLPEGCYYFTDVRANELVFPGIQR, encoded by the coding sequence TTGGGCCAAACCCAAGGGTTTGCCAAGGCCGGGCATGCATACAAGTATCACGGACACCGAAAAACGGTTTTCGTTAAGGTACTAGACCCGCGTTTCCGAAAAGAGTTGGGCGTGATGCCCGATCCCCGTCCCCTATTCGTCCGCAAAGCGGAAAACAGGGAGGGGACCCGAATGTTGCTTTCCATACCGGACTATGATCCGCATATCTTGGAACAATGCGGGATTGATGAGAATGAGAGTTCAATTGTGTCTGACATGCTGGAGCAGTATCTGGAATGCTATCGCCCCAGTTATAAGCGATCCGAACAAAAACAGCTCGCGGATACCTTTATCAAAGGGCTGCTCAGCGATCTGGAACGGAAATCCATTGAGTCGGTAGCCCTTCGCTATACGGGTGCTGAAGGTGTGCGTCCGCTGCAAATGTTTTTCAAAAATTCAACTTTTGACGATGAAAAGATGCTGAATATCTATCAGCAGCAATTGGCTGCGCTCATCGGCGAAGAAGACGGGATGCTCAACGTGGACGGCTCCGACTTTCCGAAGAAAGGCTCCCATTCCGTGGGGGTCGCTCGTCAGCATTACGGCATACTGGGTAAAACGGAAAACTGCCAAGCTGGCGTGTTTGTAGGTTACTCCAGCACCAAAGGATATGGGCTGGTCGATCGGCGGCTTTATATGCCGGAGTCCTGGTACTCTGAATCTTATGACGAATTGCGAAAGCAGTGTGCCGTCCCCGATGACCTGACGTTTCGGACGAAAAATCAGTTGGCTTCGGAGATGTTGCAAGCTGTAGCCGCTTCCGGCACTTTTCCATCCCGGTGGGTCGGTTGCGACTCGGCCTTCGGTTGTGATCGGGCTTTTCTGGAATCCTTACCGGAGGGCTGCTACTATTTCACCGATGTACGTGCCAATGAATTGGTGTTTCCCGGTATCCAGAGATGA
- a CDS encoding YunC family protein — protein MVLLKPIEIEGRKVIGIEVRLPETTLLAITANKGYIMCGALDVQFLNQKLKDRHIIAGRAIGVRTLEQLLEAPLESVTFEAESLGIRPGMKGVDALLKMISIDGAN, from the coding sequence ATGGTGTTGTTGAAACCGATTGAAATTGAAGGTCGGAAAGTAATAGGTATTGAAGTCAGATTGCCGGAAACGACACTTCTTGCGATAACCGCCAACAAAGGATATATCATGTGCGGCGCTTTGGATGTTCAATTCTTAAATCAGAAATTGAAAGATCGCCATATTATTGCAGGACGTGCAATTGGAGTTCGTACACTTGAACAATTGCTCGAGGCGCCCTTGGAATCGGTCACTTTTGAGGCGGAGTCCCTCGGGATTCGCCCTGGCATGAAGGGGGTTGATGCACTTTTAAAGATGATTTCAATCGATGGAGCAAATTGA
- a CDS encoding Ger(x)C family spore germination protein yields MKATKWISILLLVLPLTGCWSKYEAQNINYATAVGVDYEKGKYTLYVQMLDFSTVAKMEGQQKSEEVPVWLGKGSGISFTDAANDLYSTSQQRVSWGQVSAMVFSERLLEKQKIHEVLELFNRYREFRYLPWLFSTQDSLDEILTATPFFKLSPKASILHNPEQNYRQRSILPPVRLYQFVQFSNEKAKLGYIPELGINKKQWKENQKPHELLEYRGIQLYDHNKYYGRMTMPDLKGLPWMNQQTVRLPLSLFKDGKLAAVLVAEKPKVKITPTVRNEKAYFDVTVNIRAGINELHQHLSNQEITKMAQREIEAQIEKTFKIAYGKKIDIYDLGESLYRKDPAAWSHIAGHNQFILNENSLLHLNVKVKVIYPGRYKSGVIN; encoded by the coding sequence ATGAAGGCAACAAAATGGATTTCAATCTTGCTCCTTGTCCTGCCCCTCACGGGATGCTGGAGCAAATACGAAGCGCAAAACATCAATTATGCAACCGCTGTCGGCGTCGATTATGAGAAGGGAAAATATACGCTTTATGTGCAAATGCTTGATTTTTCAACCGTAGCGAAAATGGAAGGACAGCAAAAGTCCGAGGAAGTGCCGGTTTGGCTCGGCAAAGGCAGCGGCATTTCTTTCACCGATGCGGCAAACGACTTGTATAGCACCTCCCAACAGCGCGTTTCATGGGGGCAAGTTTCAGCCATGGTATTTAGTGAAAGGTTGCTGGAAAAACAGAAAATCCATGAAGTATTGGAACTCTTCAACCGTTACCGGGAGTTTCGTTATCTGCCTTGGTTATTCAGCACCCAAGATTCACTGGATGAGATTTTAACAGCAACGCCCTTTTTCAAATTATCCCCAAAAGCATCGATTCTGCATAATCCGGAGCAAAATTATCGCCAGCGATCCATTCTACCCCCGGTCAGATTGTATCAGTTCGTTCAATTTTCCAATGAAAAAGCGAAACTTGGCTATATTCCTGAATTGGGCATCAACAAAAAACAGTGGAAAGAAAATCAAAAACCGCACGAATTGCTTGAATACAGAGGGATTCAGTTGTATGACCACAATAAATACTATGGACGTATGACAATGCCTGATCTGAAAGGTTTGCCCTGGATGAATCAACAAACCGTACGGCTGCCCTTATCTTTATTTAAAGATGGCAAACTCGCGGCGGTTCTGGTTGCGGAAAAGCCCAAAGTAAAGATCACACCGACAGTCCGGAATGAAAAAGCCTATTTTGATGTCACTGTCAACATTCGTGCGGGCATTAATGAACTGCATCAGCATTTGAGCAACCAAGAAATAACAAAAATGGCGCAAAGAGAAATCGAAGCCCAAATCGAAAAAACGTTCAAAATCGCCTACGGCAAAAAAATCGACATCTATGATCTCGGAGAATCGTTGTATCGGAAAGACCCCGCGGCTTGGAGTCACATTGCGGGACACAACCAGTTTATACTCAATGAAAATTCCTTGCTTCATCTCAATGTTAAGGTAAAAGTTATTTATCCGGGAAGATATAAATCCGGGGTTATCAATTAA
- a CDS encoding Hsp20/alpha crystallin family protein has translation MVMIPYEPFRHLEHWKRDFDRFFNEFPSFLRAENNLPRMDVYETEKEVVATCEIPGLEKKEDIHIDVNEDRLEIGGVFQGTTNVENEQMHRKERFSGRFQRLVTLPAHVKNEGVTASYKNGILEIHMPKAEPHAKKRIDIQFH, from the coding sequence ATGGTCATGATTCCTTACGAACCGTTTCGCCATTTGGAGCATTGGAAAAGAGATTTCGATCGCTTTTTTAATGAGTTTCCATCTTTCCTTCGAGCGGAGAACAATCTACCGCGCATGGATGTATATGAAACGGAAAAAGAAGTCGTAGCAACATGTGAAATACCTGGCCTGGAGAAGAAGGAAGACATTCATATCGATGTGAACGAGGATCGATTGGAAATTGGAGGCGTATTCCAGGGCACCACCAATGTGGAAAATGAACAAATGCACCGAAAAGAACGATTTAGCGGTCGTTTTCAACGACTGGTGACGCTGCCCGCTCATGTTAAAAACGAAGGCGTTACCGCCAGCTATAAAAACGGGATTCTCGAAATTCATATGCCCAAAGCGGAACCACACGCGAAAAAACGAATTGACATTCAGTTTCATTAA
- a CDS encoding GerAB/ArcD/ProY family transporter — MGIDIENSSKISLLQAYIILLLAIGILDHVIMIPLLLSASGRDAWISVIAVLLVSPVWIGCLSYIIRDMRGEAFKDWLRRHFGSFLASCLIVIYSSFLWIMGALSLKDTITWALVSYMPQTPVFVLAAATLTGCLFAAYAGIYSIAIVSGILLPFVVLLGDLVMTANFQFKNYRLLFPMLEYGTLPVLKGIPYAAGGFLELMMITLFQHRLSKKPGFKSLMLVSILLAGLTLGPLVGAIALFGPDEAANQRYPAYEQWRMVRLGEYVEHVDFFSIYQWLSGTFVRVSLSLYLLAEIWRVKRRLVLMICAALLMLVATTAPISDMAFLRFLEHFYFPIFCYFIVTMTIIFVLKIWMSKPRRNVS; from the coding sequence GTGGGGATCGATATCGAGAATTCATCCAAAATTTCTTTGCTTCAAGCCTATATAATCCTGCTTTTGGCGATTGGTATCTTGGACCATGTAATCATGATACCTTTGCTTCTGAGCGCATCCGGACGAGATGCCTGGATTTCCGTTATCGCCGTTCTATTGGTGTCGCCTGTATGGATTGGTTGTCTGTCTTACATCATTCGGGACATGCGTGGCGAAGCATTCAAGGACTGGCTTCGGCGCCATTTTGGCTCCTTCTTGGCCAGTTGCCTGATTGTCATTTACAGTTCCTTTCTCTGGATAATGGGGGCCCTTTCATTAAAAGATACAATCACCTGGGCGCTTGTCTCTTATATGCCCCAAACCCCTGTATTTGTTCTTGCGGCAGCTACATTGACAGGTTGTTTATTTGCGGCTTATGCGGGGATTTACTCAATTGCGATTGTCAGCGGAATCCTGCTGCCGTTTGTTGTCCTGCTCGGCGATCTTGTGATGACGGCCAATTTTCAATTCAAGAACTACAGATTATTGTTTCCCATGTTGGAGTATGGAACTTTACCCGTGCTCAAAGGTATTCCCTATGCGGCAGGAGGCTTTCTGGAGCTTATGATGATCACGCTGTTCCAACATCGTCTTTCAAAAAAACCGGGATTCAAAAGCCTCATGCTCGTTAGTATCCTGTTGGCCGGACTGACTTTGGGACCTTTGGTGGGGGCGATCGCTTTATTCGGACCGGATGAAGCCGCGAATCAACGATATCCCGCTTACGAACAATGGCGTATGGTCCGACTTGGAGAATATGTCGAACATGTCGATTTTTTTTCGATCTACCAGTGGCTTTCCGGAACGTTCGTTCGGGTGTCATTGTCATTATATCTCCTTGCTGAAATATGGAGAGTCAAACGAAGGCTTGTATTGATGATCTGTGCAGCCCTGCTCATGCTTGTGGCGACGACGGCTCCGATCAGCGATATGGCTTTTTTGCGTTTTCTCGAACATTTTTATTTCCCGATATTTTGCTATTTCATCGTAACCATGACCATAATTTTCGTCCTTAAAATATGGATGTCAAAACCACGGAGGAACGTATCCTGA
- the dpsA gene encoding dipicolinate synthase subunit DpsA — MLKGLQVAFLGGDTRHLEMILRFVEWDANVVLIGFEQIHDRFNGVSMAKLAKEVLRKADVLILPVVGTDEDGRVESSYSTDTLVLDNVCMDWLPKHAKIYTGAAKPYLKNLCRNHGIDLVELFNRDDVAIYNSIPTAEGAIMMAIQNTDITIHGSRCMVLGFGRTGLTLAGMLQRLGAQVKVGVQKPDQFARASAMNFQPFFTKDLNDEVLDTDMIFNTVPDIILAAHVITRISHRAIIIDLASKPGGTDFRFAEKRGIKALLAPSLPGLVAPKTAGHILANALCELIQDELRPDQVMEYA, encoded by the coding sequence TTGCTCAAAGGATTACAAGTAGCATTCCTTGGGGGAGATACACGGCATCTCGAAATGATCCTGAGGTTCGTTGAATGGGACGCGAACGTCGTTCTAATCGGGTTTGAACAAATTCATGATCGTTTCAATGGTGTTTCCATGGCGAAACTTGCCAAAGAAGTTCTTCGGAAAGCAGATGTGCTGATATTGCCGGTTGTTGGTACAGATGAAGATGGACGTGTCGAGTCTTCCTATTCGACCGACACGCTTGTACTGGATAATGTATGTATGGATTGGTTGCCCAAACACGCAAAAATTTATACAGGGGCAGCAAAGCCATATTTGAAGAATTTATGTCGAAACCACGGGATCGATCTCGTAGAACTTTTTAATCGAGATGATGTCGCTATTTACAATTCTATTCCCACGGCGGAAGGCGCAATCATGATGGCGATACAAAATACCGATATCACGATACATGGCTCTCGTTGCATGGTATTGGGTTTCGGCAGAACCGGTCTTACTTTGGCCGGCATGCTTCAAAGATTGGGAGCTCAGGTCAAAGTGGGGGTACAGAAACCGGATCAATTTGCCCGAGCGTCGGCAATGAATTTCCAGCCGTTCTTTACAAAAGATTTAAACGATGAAGTATTGGATACAGACATGATTTTCAATACAGTACCAGACATCATTCTTGCCGCTCACGTGATAACGCGTATTTCACATCGGGCCATCATCATTGATCTGGCTTCAAAGCCTGGCGGGACCGATTTTCGTTTTGCTGAAAAAAGGGGGATCAAAGCATTGTTGGCGCCAAGCCTGCCGGGACTTGTCGCGCCCAAAACCGCTGGCCATATTTTGGCGAATGCGCTATGCGAATTGATTCAAGATGAATTAAGGCCGGATCAAGTTATGGAATATGCTTGA
- a CDS encoding Druantia anti-phage system protein DruA: MKYLAMHQDQPLSSISYNRAALKVGVRDRFIGWDEALKQQHLDRLACNNRFLILPWVHVPNLASYVLSRTLRLLRED; encoded by the coding sequence ATTAAGTACTTGGCCATGCATCAGGATCAGCCGCTCTCCTCCATCAGTTACAACCGGGCCGCACTGAAAGTCGGTGTGCGAGATCGCTTTATCGGATGGGATGAGGCCTTGAAACAACAACATTTGGATCGGTTGGCGTGCAATAATCGTTTTCTTATCCTGCCCTGGGTGCATGTACCGAATCTGGCTTCGTATGTGTTGTCCCGGACTTTGCGGCTTCTTCGGGAAGATTGA
- the istA gene encoding IS21 family transposase, translating to MVDKEYVRKKHYVDGWSIRRLSTQLKIARQTVRKLLADAEIPTYTRQQERACPVMDPYRAVIEAWLEEDQIAPAKQRHTAARIYERLTEEHEFTGGESTVRHYMRKLRATQAECYLKLEANPGEQMQIDFGHAEVDLNGERTKVCLFCMRFKFSLVPFVIAFPTERLEAFLEGHVRGFAYFGGVPQEGLYDNASTQVVKVLAGPEREEHAWFSSLRAHYLFDSHFCQPARGNEKGTVESLVKYVRSRALVPVPTFASWDELNEHLLRWCDRERTKHAEAWETEQAALRKLPSTTFSSARPVPVKVNSYALATVDRNQYSVPCQYTGQMIMAKAYVDRIDLIVGSAVVATHARCYRRGEVRMEIGHYLTALERKPHAVTNAAVVRQLPPIFGQLRTYMTQAHSRGYKDFLLVLLLLREHSLSELTTALESMDLAEITASTVQQRLEPTIAPVHDAHQIVTTSAHAAQYDQLLQEVG from the coding sequence ATGGTAGACAAAGAGTATGTGCGAAAGAAACATTACGTCGACGGGTGGTCCATACGGCGGCTGAGCACACAACTGAAAATCGCAAGACAAACGGTACGAAAGCTGTTGGCGGACGCAGAGATTCCGACCTACACACGACAGCAAGAACGCGCTTGCCCGGTCATGGATCCATACCGGGCAGTGATCGAGGCGTGGCTGGAAGAGGATCAAATAGCGCCAGCGAAACAGCGACATACGGCTGCCAGAATCTACGAGCGCCTTACGGAAGAGCACGAGTTCACCGGCGGTGAATCGACGGTGCGCCACTACATGCGCAAGCTCCGAGCAACACAAGCGGAGTGCTATCTCAAGCTGGAAGCGAATCCGGGCGAACAGATGCAGATTGACTTTGGTCATGCGGAAGTCGATCTGAACGGTGAGCGAACGAAGGTGTGCCTGTTTTGCATGCGCTTCAAGTTCAGCCTCGTCCCGTTTGTGATCGCCTTTCCCACAGAGCGTCTGGAAGCCTTCCTGGAAGGCCACGTGCGAGGGTTTGCCTACTTTGGCGGCGTCCCCCAAGAGGGATTGTACGACAACGCTTCGACACAGGTTGTAAAGGTGCTCGCCGGGCCTGAACGGGAGGAGCATGCCTGGTTCTCCAGCTTGCGCGCCCACTATCTGTTTGACAGCCATTTCTGTCAGCCGGCTCGCGGCAACGAGAAGGGCACCGTCGAGTCTCTCGTGAAATATGTTCGCAGTCGGGCACTCGTGCCGGTTCCCACGTTTGCTTCATGGGACGAGCTTAATGAACATTTGCTCCGTTGGTGCGATCGGGAACGCACCAAACACGCCGAAGCTTGGGAAACCGAGCAGGCGGCTCTGCGGAAGCTTCCGTCAACGACGTTCTCTTCCGCGCGCCCTGTGCCGGTCAAGGTGAACAGCTACGCATTGGCGACGGTCGATCGAAATCAATACTCCGTCCCCTGTCAGTACACGGGACAGATGATCATGGCCAAGGCCTATGTCGATCGGATCGACTTGATCGTCGGCAGCGCGGTGGTGGCAACGCATGCGCGATGCTATCGGCGTGGCGAGGTGCGGATGGAGATCGGTCACTATCTGACAGCGCTGGAGCGCAAGCCCCATGCGGTCACGAACGCCGCGGTCGTCAGACAACTGCCGCCCATATTCGGCCAATTGCGAACCTACATGACGCAGGCCCACAGCCGCGGGTACAAGGATTTTCTGCTCGTGCTGCTGCTCCTCCGTGAGCATTCCCTCTCGGAACTGACGACGGCGCTGGAATCGATGGATCTCGCGGAAATCACGGCATCGACCGTTCAGCAACGATTGGAACCAACAATCGCTCCCGTGCACGATGCGCATCAGATCGTCACGACATCCGCTCATGCGGCGCAGTACGATCAACTTTTGCAGGAGGTGGGATAA
- a CDS encoding spore germination protein encodes MFSLFKRFLNKSSAYDLQSKPQSNTDTESSLLNENSLIENFRRCSDVKHHRFKLNAMDEQSAVLMLYCEGLSDSQQFIHEIAVPRLNEFYKVNGFASAEAFVSSSQLQLETLPVETWRREAVKHIFEGKLLLYIPAFHTIFSLDISKKPARKPEQSNIEVSIRGAKDGFVEELATNAGLIRKRVKSSSMAYETRTVGVRTQTAIGIFYLYDIVDPQIVADIHQKLDNIQIDGIFSATQLEEMMSPTRALFPLMAYTGRPDFTVNCIMNGRVAIIVDGTPAALIVPANLFLLVKTPEDIHFTALSATFGQALRLLGLVISLILPAFWVAILGYHQEQLPYFLLATIGVNRLGIPLDIAGEIFLALLFLEILREAGTRLPSAVGSTITVVGGLIIGDAAIRAGFLSPSIVVIGAITHVFGATLSSQALAGTISILRFFMFFLAAILGIYGFFLGLFILITHLSTLRSCGIPYLAPISPPFKDFANALLRLPWNWKKKRPEMLNPQDPRNQGEQP; translated from the coding sequence ATGTTTTCCCTGTTCAAGAGGTTCCTGAACAAGTCAAGCGCTTATGACCTTCAATCGAAACCCCAATCAAATACAGATACAGAATCGTCTCTTCTTAATGAAAATTCGCTGATCGAAAATTTTCGAAGATGTTCCGATGTGAAACATCACAGGTTCAAGTTGAACGCAATGGATGAACAATCCGCGGTTCTGATGTTGTATTGCGAGGGATTAAGCGACAGCCAACAATTCATTCATGAAATCGCAGTCCCCCGTCTCAACGAATTTTATAAGGTTAACGGCTTTGCATCAGCCGAAGCTTTTGTGTCCTCCAGTCAATTGCAACTCGAGACACTGCCTGTTGAAACATGGAGACGGGAAGCTGTGAAGCATATTTTTGAAGGGAAGCTGCTCCTGTACATTCCAGCATTTCATACTATATTTTCGCTCGATATTTCCAAGAAGCCCGCACGAAAACCGGAGCAATCGAACATCGAAGTCAGCATTCGCGGCGCAAAGGACGGTTTCGTGGAAGAGCTGGCAACCAACGCGGGGCTCATCCGCAAACGGGTGAAGTCATCCAGCATGGCCTATGAAACCAGGACGGTCGGCGTCCGAACGCAAACCGCAATCGGCATTTTCTACTTGTACGACATCGTCGATCCCCAAATTGTCGCCGATATCCATCAAAAACTGGACAACATCCAAATTGATGGCATTTTCAGCGCAACTCAACTGGAAGAAATGATGTCCCCCACACGAGCATTGTTCCCCTTGATGGCATATACGGGAAGACCGGACTTTACCGTAAATTGCATCATGAACGGAAGGGTCGCCATTATCGTAGACGGAACTCCGGCTGCTTTAATTGTGCCCGCCAACCTGTTTTTGCTGGTCAAGACTCCGGAGGATATCCATTTTACCGCTTTGTCGGCAACATTCGGCCAAGCGCTTCGTTTGCTCGGGCTTGTGATATCACTGATCCTTCCGGCATTTTGGGTGGCGATATTGGGTTATCACCAAGAGCAGCTCCCTTATTTTTTGCTTGCCACAATCGGTGTCAATCGTTTGGGCATACCACTCGATATTGCGGGAGAAATATTTCTTGCGCTTCTTTTCCTTGAAATATTGCGGGAAGCCGGAACGCGATTGCCTTCGGCAGTCGGTTCCACCATTACCGTCGTCGGGGGGTTGATCATAGGAGACGCCGCGATTCGGGCGGGTTTTCTATCGCCGAGTATTGTCGTCATAGGCGCGATTACGCACGTGTTCGGTGCAACCTTATCCAGTCAGGCATTGGCCGGGACGATAAGTATTCTAAGATTTTTTATGTTCTTCCTTGCGGCCATCTTGGGTATTTATGGTTTTTTTCTTGGGTTATTTATCTTAATTACCCATTTATCCACATTGCGATCTTGCGGCATACCGTATCTCGCACCGATTTCGCCGCCTTTTAAAGATTTTGCGAATGCCCTTCTTCGTTTACCCTGGAATTGGAAAAAGAAGCGGCCGGAAATGCTGAATCCTCAAGATCCACGCAATCAAGGAGAACAACCATGA